From a single Carassius auratus strain Wakin chromosome 38, ASM336829v1, whole genome shotgun sequence genomic region:
- the frmd6 gene encoding FERM domain-containing protein 6 isoform X2: protein MSKLTFHNNKTMQDRRCVCVFLPNDETLNVIVSVKTVCQELLVQVCDMLRLKDCHLFGLSVIQNNEHIYMELGQKLSKYCPKEWKREASKGIDQFGPPMIVHFRAQYYVENGRLISDRVARYYYYWHLRKQILQSQCIQREEAYFLMAAFALQADLGNFKRNKHFGAYFQPEAYFPSWVIAKRGCDYILRHIPNMHKEQFALTASEAQLKYIKEAALLDDVTVHFYRLYKDKKELDASLTLGLTLRGIQIFQNVGTVRQLLYDFPWTNVGKLVFVGKRFEILPDGLPSARKLIYYTGCPLRSRHLLQLLSNSHRLYMNLQPLLKQVRRLEENEEKKQYRESYISDALEADMDHLEQRSRASGSSAGSMSRPNPFSRHSTTSHGSSRTSGVDTDSFRTPTNTPHRPLRTHSSSNTSHASTHTSGIESSSKEHCLDEDEIEMLVDDPKSCEDLHDLDLNQELCIHITEDMLSAQNNGCSGLVVKEVSSSTSSSSETIVRMRGQSIECLPQYLFRAALPYTQQHCRFSSVNSYGDGHEGPGLCRPAQPITG from the exons ATGAGCAAACTGACTTTCCACAATAACAAGACGATGCAGGAccgccggtgtgtgtgtgtgttcctcccGAATGATGAAACGCTCAACGTCATAGTCAGT GTTAAGACTGTGTGTCAGGAGTTGCTGGTGCAGGTCTGTGATATGCTCAGGTTGAAGGACTGTCACCTGTTCGGCCTCAGTGTTATTCAGA ACAATGAACACATATACATGGAACTGGGACAGAAACTCTCCAAATACTGTCCAAAAGAGTGGAAACGGGAAGCCAGCAAG GGAATTGACCAGTTTGGACCTCCAATGATCGTTCACTTCAGAGCACAGTATTATGTTGAAAATGGCAGACTTATCAG TGATCGTGTGGCACGGTATTATTACTATTGGCACTTGCGGAAGCAGATACTGCAGTCTCAGTGCATCCAGAGAGAAGAGGCTTATTTCCTTATGGCTGCATTTGCGCTGCAGGCTGACCTGGGAAACTTCAAACGGAACAAACACTTTGGTGCCTATTTCCAGCCGGAAGCATATTTTCCCTCCTGG GTAATTGCGAAGAGAGGATGTGACTATATTCTCCGTCATATCCCAAACATGCACAAAGAGCAGTTTGCTCTTACGGCGTCAGAGGCCCAGCTGAAATACATAAAGGAAGCAGCACTCTTAGACGACGTGACTGTTCATTTTTACCGCCTTTACAAG gaTAAAAAAGAGCTGGATGCTTCTTTAACTCTGGGACTGACCTTACGTGGGATTCAAATTTTTCAG AATGTGGGAACTGTCAGGCAACTCTTGTATGATTTTCCCTGGACCAACGTGGGGAAACTGGTGTTTGTG GGGAAGAGGTTTGAGATTCTTCCTGATGGTTTACCTTCAGCCAGGAAGCTCATCTACTACACAGGCTGTCCTCTGCGCTCACGACACCTTCTCCAGCTGCTCAGCAACAGCCACCGATTGTATATGAACCTGCAGCCTTTGCTGAAGCAGGTTCGGCGACTGGAGGAAAATGAAG AAAAGAAGCAGTACAGGGAGTCATATATCAGCGATGCTCTGGAGGCGGACATGGATCATTTGGAGCAGCGTTCACGTGCCAGCGGCAGCAGTGCTGGCAGCATGTCACGACCCAATCCCTTTTCAAGACACTCCACCACGAGTCATGGCAGCTCCCGCACATCCGGCGTCGACACTGACAGTTTCCGAACACCTACCAACACACCCCACCGACCGCTGAGAACACACTCGTCTTCCAACACCAGTCATGCCAGCACACACACGTCTGGCATCGAGAGCAGCAGCAAGGAGCACTGCCTGGATGAAGATG AGATTGAGATGCTGGTTGATGATCCGAAAAGTTGTGAAGATCTACACGATTTAGATCTAAACCAGGAACTGTGTATTCACATCACAGAGGACATGCTGTCAGCACAGAACAATGGATGCTCTG GGTTAGTGGTGAAGGAAGTCAGTTCTTCCACATCCAGCTCATCAGAGACCATCGTGAGAATGAGGGGCCAGAGCATCGAATGTCTTCCCCAG TATTTGTTTAGGGCAGCCTTACCCTACACCCAACAGCACTGTCGTTTCTCATCTGTGAATTCAT ACGGCGACGGGCATGAAGGGCCAGGGCTCTGCAGACCGGCACAGCCAATCACTGGATGA
- the frmd6 gene encoding FERM domain-containing protein 6 isoform X1, with protein MSKLTFHNNKTMQDRRCVCVFLPNDETLNVIVSVKTVCQELLVQVCDMLRLKDCHLFGLSVIQNNEHIYMELGQKLSKYCPKEWKREASKGIDQFGPPMIVHFRAQYYVENGRLISDRVARYYYYWHLRKQILQSQCIQREEAYFLMAAFALQADLGNFKRNKHFGAYFQPEAYFPSWVIAKRGCDYILRHIPNMHKEQFALTASEAQLKYIKEAALLDDVTVHFYRLYKDKKELDASLTLGLTLRGIQIFQNVGTVRQLLYDFPWTNVGKLVFVGKRFEILPDGLPSARKLIYYTGCPLRSRHLLQLLSNSHRLYMNLQPLLKQVRRLEENEEKKQYRESYISDALEADMDHLEQRSRASGSSAGSMSRPNPFSRHSTTSHGSSRTSGVDTDSFRTPTNTPHRPLRTHSSSNTSHASTHTSGIESSSKEHCLDEDEIEMLVDDPKSCEDLHDLDLNQELCIHITEDMLSAQNNGCSGLVVKEVSSSTSSSSETIVRMRGQSIECLPQTATGMKGQGSADRHSQSLDDVRLFQRNCEEWTELCQDTAHSYTFGCEPDLGDTVGCGYQGLADQCTGIRNNQHAFPIKRTSKYFSLDLDREDLTTEHLTTEAEPEFVV; from the exons ATGAGCAAACTGACTTTCCACAATAACAAGACGATGCAGGAccgccggtgtgtgtgtgtgttcctcccGAATGATGAAACGCTCAACGTCATAGTCAGT GTTAAGACTGTGTGTCAGGAGTTGCTGGTGCAGGTCTGTGATATGCTCAGGTTGAAGGACTGTCACCTGTTCGGCCTCAGTGTTATTCAGA ACAATGAACACATATACATGGAACTGGGACAGAAACTCTCCAAATACTGTCCAAAAGAGTGGAAACGGGAAGCCAGCAAG GGAATTGACCAGTTTGGACCTCCAATGATCGTTCACTTCAGAGCACAGTATTATGTTGAAAATGGCAGACTTATCAG TGATCGTGTGGCACGGTATTATTACTATTGGCACTTGCGGAAGCAGATACTGCAGTCTCAGTGCATCCAGAGAGAAGAGGCTTATTTCCTTATGGCTGCATTTGCGCTGCAGGCTGACCTGGGAAACTTCAAACGGAACAAACACTTTGGTGCCTATTTCCAGCCGGAAGCATATTTTCCCTCCTGG GTAATTGCGAAGAGAGGATGTGACTATATTCTCCGTCATATCCCAAACATGCACAAAGAGCAGTTTGCTCTTACGGCGTCAGAGGCCCAGCTGAAATACATAAAGGAAGCAGCACTCTTAGACGACGTGACTGTTCATTTTTACCGCCTTTACAAG gaTAAAAAAGAGCTGGATGCTTCTTTAACTCTGGGACTGACCTTACGTGGGATTCAAATTTTTCAG AATGTGGGAACTGTCAGGCAACTCTTGTATGATTTTCCCTGGACCAACGTGGGGAAACTGGTGTTTGTG GGGAAGAGGTTTGAGATTCTTCCTGATGGTTTACCTTCAGCCAGGAAGCTCATCTACTACACAGGCTGTCCTCTGCGCTCACGACACCTTCTCCAGCTGCTCAGCAACAGCCACCGATTGTATATGAACCTGCAGCCTTTGCTGAAGCAGGTTCGGCGACTGGAGGAAAATGAAG AAAAGAAGCAGTACAGGGAGTCATATATCAGCGATGCTCTGGAGGCGGACATGGATCATTTGGAGCAGCGTTCACGTGCCAGCGGCAGCAGTGCTGGCAGCATGTCACGACCCAATCCCTTTTCAAGACACTCCACCACGAGTCATGGCAGCTCCCGCACATCCGGCGTCGACACTGACAGTTTCCGAACACCTACCAACACACCCCACCGACCGCTGAGAACACACTCGTCTTCCAACACCAGTCATGCCAGCACACACACGTCTGGCATCGAGAGCAGCAGCAAGGAGCACTGCCTGGATGAAGATG AGATTGAGATGCTGGTTGATGATCCGAAAAGTTGTGAAGATCTACACGATTTAGATCTAAACCAGGAACTGTGTATTCACATCACAGAGGACATGCTGTCAGCACAGAACAATGGATGCTCTG GGTTAGTGGTGAAGGAAGTCAGTTCTTCCACATCCAGCTCATCAGAGACCATCGTGAGAATGAGGGGCCAGAGCATCGAATGTCTTCCCCAG ACGGCGACGGGCATGAAGGGCCAGGGCTCTGCAGACCGGCACAGCCAATCACTGGATGATGTTCGTCTGTTCCAGAGGAACTGTGAGGAGTGGACGGAGCTTTGCCAGGACACCGCACATAGCTATACATTTGGCTGCGAGCCAGACCTCGGGGACACGGTCGGCTGCGGGTACCAGGGACTTGCAGATCAGTGCACAGGCATCCGGAATAACCAGCATGCGTTTCCCATCAAGAGAACCAGCAAGTATTTTTCTCTGGATCTGGACAGAGAAGATCTGACCACAGAACACTTAACCACCGAAGCAGAACCAGAATTCGTGGTTTAA